The Dioscorea cayenensis subsp. rotundata cultivar TDr96_F1 chromosome 18, TDr96_F1_v2_PseudoChromosome.rev07_lg8_w22 25.fasta, whole genome shotgun sequence genome includes the window ATGGACATTACTGATTTCTTAACATAGTCATCATCCAATTTCATTTCAAACTTTGTCTaagaaatgaataaaaaaattagatttgaatgtaagattttattattaaaataataataaataataatcactcACATTAAGTCTTTCCAAGGCATGAAATTTATCTTCATTCTTCAAACCTTTCCATTTTGTTGGCACGGGGATGAATTGTCGAGAAATCAATCCAAGTTCTGAAGATAACTTAGCTGATTGAATTTCTGAAGTAGGTCTCCCCTTACCTATTGCTATGTCTATTGCCagtttattttttccttttatgagTTTTTCAAGTCCCAAACCCCTAGTTGGCCCTCGTACCTTTTTAGGGGGGTTAGAAgctacatcaataaaaaaatataaatattttcacttaaatattaaaagtctaaaataaactAGTTAACTCAGTTTATAAAAACATACTAGAATTTTTACCGAGTGaattttcaaaatcttcttgtgATGATTCaatttgatggttttgatgtgaTTCAATTGAGGGTTGCACCACTTGATCATTAGTTATCAGAACTTGATGGTTATGAGTGCTACTTGATTGAACTAGCTCTATAGTTGTCCTTTTCTTACCTCGTTTTCCTGGTGCCATctttaaaaatagagaaaatagtaaatatatacatttataactattctatctaattaaaaataataatcaattgaaaTCAGTAATAACCTAAATACAGTACAAATCAACAAACTTACATGAGTATTAGAATAgagattatttgttttcattataatggTCAACAAAATTTTGCACATAACAAGGGTGTACAAtatgttaatttgatatttatcaaaattgttTATGTGCGTGTTAAGTATTTGAAGTTCAAACTTCTTTCATTAACTTTGCCAGCTCATCCAATactcataaattcataaataaattaaaaatattaaagaagaaGAGTCAAAATGGAGCACTAATTGATTATTAAAGCTCTCATGCCTGCCATGCAATTCCATGCACACTAACCAATGTTCACACTTGCCAATGCTGCCATCTTTTAATTACTGCTAATCTCAATTCTAATTAGGCTTACAACCTCttaattatgtttgatttataaCCAACCATGTTCTCAAATACTTAACAAATCCATCACAATCCTTTTTTATAAGTAACTTTGTATAGATTAATATCCTAATTCATATTAAATggttaatttttgaattaatggcaataacttataaaattataaaatttaaaaatatatttttatatatttatgacgttaatttttcttatgttaCATTATTGAAAAGGTGGTAGTGGACCTAGTGGTTAGCATTGGAAGCACAATGATCATGAATATAAGTCAATATAATAAGAACCTAAGAGagtaataataaatcatcatttGGATATAAacccttttttcttttcataattaaagTGTGGTACTAAGTAATCAAATATCTATTCTtacaaatatatctatataaatataatgtttgaGTGATAAATAATACACAAGATGCACATGCTTGTTATTAATAAAGCTCATTCACAgtcttcttattttaaaaacaaattagccAAGCATTTGCATGATTCAACCAAACTTTGGTCCCTCCGTtcataattaacatatataatattaaacaattcctaaataaaatacataatactaaacaataacatatgtCGAAAACAATTTTGgtaaatatcaaattaacataaacaatttttattacttgatatttaatcaactattaaataaatatcaaagatgAATTACatggatatataaaaatatatgcaataaattaaaattaccttaGAAATTCAACAAGTGCAAAATCCTCCGATGTGTATACACTCAATACTCTTAAATAACTAGTGTGAATAATAGAATTTTTTCTTCtagatttgtttttatagaaatatttgagtAATATGATAGGCATAAAGCAAttagataattaaaatttaaaaatatataataatctctaaatcattagtaaatttgacaatattaatttttataattaccaTAAATTAGGTTTAAATAAGAGGATAGAAtcgtttttgtttaattatatgacataatataatataatataagaaatataattatctatagtaattatctataattcaattttaaaaattacattaaatgaTTATGcgcaaattatattaattatttattaaattacctaAAGTAAATGATTATCCCAATTTTGAAGCCGTTTATATTTGGGTATGGCcctaagtaaaataaaatttattttaattatttatcaaaaaattttaagaaatttaacaatttttaaaaataaaaaatatatggtgACTTAgtttataataacaaaaaatattggttttggacggttatattcatattttttaattaattaattaagcttaatatttttatttatttgaaattatgagaTGATTTGTGAATATAGAatcaataatagaaaaaaataaggagaaagaacaaaagagaatttaactaaaataagaTGTTAAAAGATATAGAAAGGAAAACTAAATAAAAGATCATCTCTAAAAATCAAATGAGCCAATCATTACATAGTTCACAactaaaatattatgataattaccAAAGACCCAACATACAAAACATTCAATAGAAGTTATCGAGATAAATCTTTAACATACTCcttatcacttttttttttctctttttcttctacaTTGTCATCTTCATAGTCATCCTCAGCGAACTTGTTCAAATCAATGatagaaattaatttctttctttcttctttttgttcaaaCTGAACTTCCTTTTCATCAGCACCATTGCTTAAATCTAATTGATGCATTATGGCAGCACTTTCCATGGAGTCATATACTACCTCATCTATAACACTTTCTAGTGGGTGGGAGACAATCTCCATTGAAACATCTTCAAAAAAATCTTCAGCTTCTTTCGTTACAATATATGGATCCATTAcaactacaaaataaataaataaaataaaacttgaatGCTCATATAATTTGAATGCATACACTATTgcaatatcaaaaaaatttatgaacgaATAATAGTCAAGAGAGACATGCCTGACAagattcttcattaatatttgTAAGGCTTCAATCTTAATATTGGTGAAAgttaactatataaaaatataaattagggtttaataaaaagatataaataaattagggGTTTAATCTACAAAATATatcatcaatataaatatatataaattaatttcaaattttagattcatgtttaattttaaaaaatttattcgaatataactaaattaaaataatttcaatttttattttcatattaaatttttaaaaaaattattcgatttggatatatctatattaaacaaatttgaATGTTTAGTTCATATATTACCAATTTACCACTCATACATAAATCTCTCTACATTGTATTAATAGATTTTGTTGAAAATCTTGATTAGTGTAGAACTTACCATCAGtacttgatttaatttttttttaatatataacatatatcaaatcacaaattgttttttttaaatattgtactTAACAACCCACGTTCACTAAACCACAATTATTGACGCCACACATTCCTATATTATCCAAAACAATAAGCACGTTGCAATGGTAAGATCAATTTACTCTCTTTATCTAAATAGGAATAGaagtattgtttatttattattttatctcataatatataataagattaatttttttaaaaaaataatatatttttaaagttgataactagcttattttatctaatcttaattttatcttaatttttagagaatataaaaaaattcattaaaagttttttaaaaaattcatataattatatttgtacATCACATGGAGATTTACATGAATAAACCTAAATTTGATATGTCTAAAAATGTgaattagttattttattaattttaatataataatttaaataaaaagaataaaataaaatatagtggGAGGGTTCACTAACCCCGGGGTTACTatctccattaaaaaaatctattattaaattatattattaaatttaatataataatttattattattcatatattatatttttttaaaaaaaaatatttattttgaagtataattttaaaaatatattatttatttatttttaataattatatttaacaatttattaaatataaatagtaattttttaaaaaagtaattttttaatgcTATATAAATAGATTAGCAAAATatcaatataataaatttttcctTTGAATCCAAATTAAAACTATcggtatttatttataaaaaattattatttttggaatatatataaatatattatagagAGAAGTAAAGAGAGAGGGGTCCTTCTaccaacatttattattattttatatacataaataaatatgaaatgtatTAACAAATCTACTAAAAAAATCTTAGTTatgaatagtttaaaaaaatgttatagatagtttaaaaaaacctttaatctaaaaatttacaaattttatgagcagtttaaaaattctttaatttaaaaatttaaaaaaatcttatggataatttttaaaatgttatagatatttttaaaaaaatctttaatttaaaaatttaaaaaaattttatgagcaacttaaaaaaattttaaatttaaaaattgaaaaaaatcttttgaatgaaaaaaatgaaatatattaataagtaatcgatggtatgaagaataatgaaataatggaattattatttatttactctcTTTATCCAAATaggaatataattattatttatttgtaaaaaaattgcctatatatatatgacatggtTGCTAATTGGATCCGTTACTTTTTTatctcaaaaataatttttttaaaattaaatttaaccaacttaatttcaattttttattaataaataaataaatatatgtatttaattattggttaatttattttattttgaaaaaataatagtatggagggtgatttatattttataaataataaaataaataaatatcacctTTCCGtgtaaaactaaaactaaaactaattaaagattaaaatattattaaatagttgCGATATTATTTCAaagccataattttttttttaaaaaacgctatagtatattatatattatatattatataatttttatttaaaaaataaaaatagaaccaaAATTAATTGTTCCCGTTTACTATTCAATTCAAGTTTGGTTTCTATCACCTAAAAACTTTAATCACaactttaaattttcaattcaaagttttaatttGGAGCCAAATTTTAGAAAgagttttgagtttatttaactaataataattcGGGTTAGAtggttcaactgaaccaaaGTTAAGTCTAGTTAGCACTCTCATAAAGCCATTACCGTCCAATCCAATTAATGATCATTGCTTTAGGGATTCATGAATAATTCGCTCCATGCTTCTGTTCCTAGCCACACTACTCCCTCTCtaacaaccaagaaaaaaaaaatgaatatattaatcaattaactaaattaaaattaattttataaataaatatgccaCATCTCCATCAGGTGAGTGGTCCCCACCAATATTAGTACCTTACACCTTTTCCTCCTATCTTAATCTTAATCGAATTACACcaaataatctttttaaaaaattattaaagaattaatattttaataataaagaaagcaTATCTCCTTTGACATAGCTGAtacagtattattattattattattaaagattatCATTAATAATGCATTATCATCATCTATCTCTCTTCTAAGATTATCTTAAACTCCTATTCCTCTTCTAACCCATATCCCTCTCCTGGCAACACTTtcttaaacccaaataaaagaacaaaataaacaaatcaaccCACTCCTAGCCCTAGTAGTTCTTTGCTCCAAACTCTCCCCCTTCATTAAATAGAAACCCACCTACTGTGGTGTCTCCACCTCGCAACTGTCGGCATTTTCCTCCACCACTCCCTCTCCGACACTCTCACCTATTGCTATCTGCctaattgtgatttttattttatcatctcTGCTCTTCTCCTCGGCTCCAGTTCCACACTCTTCTTGTGGCAATTTAATCGTTATCCTCCCAATTaggtaatatttttaatgttttttgtgTTATATTTGCTATTACTATTTGATAGCCTATTTCTGATGGTATTTTCACTTggtttatgttattattattattattattattattattattattattattattattttggtggtGGGCTGAGAGGGGAAGTGTTCTTTAAAGTCTTATTTAACTATGTTTCTCTTCATTAATAAAAGTTTGTCTATTGTATTATATTGAAATTTCCTTGTAGTAGTGATGTAAATTCTATTGGATTTACCTGATGAAGCATTTATTCATTTAGGATATACATTGTTTGATTAGCATCTTGTCTTGTTACTTAATATTTAGTTCATATGCCCATTAATTTAGAAACTTGCATTAATTTCGAACAAGTTTCTAAAGAATTCTGCATGAACATCTTTTGGCAGTTGAGAATTTATGATAATGCCATGAAAGAAATGCATAAAGTGGATTCAAAGTCATTGAATTTGATTTGTTCGATATTTGTAAGAATAGATATTTGATTACCTAGTACCACActttaattatgaaaagaaaaaagggtTTATATACAAACGATGATTTATTATTGCTCTCTTAGGTTCTTATTATATTCACTTATATTCATGATCATTTTGTTTCCAATGCTGACCACTAGGTCCACTATCACCTTTCAATAATGTAACATAAGAAAATTAACATCATAAAtctatcaaaatatattttaaaaacattataattttataagttattgccattaattcaaaaattaaccATTTAATATGAATTAGGATATTAATCTATACAGAGTTACTTTTAAAAAAGGATTGTGATGGATTTGTTAAGTATTAGAGAACATGGTTGGttataaatcaaacataattaaGAGGTTGTAAGCCTAATTAGAATTCAGATTAGCAGTAGTTAAAAGATGGCAGCATTGGCAAGTGTGAACATTGGTTAGTGTGGATGGAATTGCATGGCAGGCATGAGAGCTTTAATAATCAATTAGTGCTCCATTTTGActcttctttaatattttttttaaaatttatttatgaatttatgagtATTGGATGAGCTGGCAAagtcatttaatttgatttgttcgtgtaatattgttatttatatttgagttttgatGATTATTCAATATAAATTTGAGAGTAAACATAAAGCAGACATCTAGATAACCTAtcttgttaaaatatataataattgaaattaaatagtcatgtatattaattatcaaaatatcttAGCCGGCAAtcttttatttacataaaataagtTTGACACAATTTAggtgaaaaattaatatattttataatgttaaaAGGTTAATTTagttgcataatttttttattaacaatcaattgtatttcattctaaatgatggtttttttttaggtATTAGCTGATGGATAAAAGTTGGATAATGGAAAGTAAATATTCTGATAAGTATGTTTTAGGAGTGTCAACTTTTATGAAATTTGTACGTGAAAATATGGGAGACAATTCTAAAATCCGATGTCCATGTCAAGAATGCTTAAATATCTTTACTATATCCCAAGATAAAGTAGAAGATCATTTTGCTTTTTGAAAGGTATATCAAGGAGCTACATCCGATTGGATTTATCATGGGGAGCAATCTAATTTTTCAACTCTTAATTTGGGGAATCAACAAAGTGGGAATACTACTAACTGTGATTATGATAATGAAAGCTTAGTTGATGATGGAATGTATGATGTATTGGAAGATATATTTCCTAGAGTGGGTGAAGATGAAATAGAGCATGGTGTTAATTTGAATTCTATTCCAAGTGAGgaaggaacaaaaaaaatttagtagatTGTTGGATAAAGCACAATGTAGATTGCTTCCACAACACACAAATATGTCTACATTGTCTTTTATTGTGAAATTGTTGCACATAAAAGTGTATAGCCAAATGAGCAATAAGGTAATAAATGTGATACTAGGCTTGTTAAGGGAGGCTTTTCCCACTAGCACAATTCCTACATCTTATTATGaggcaacaaaaaaatttttgagagACTTGGGACTTAATTATGTGCCGATTCATGCATGTAAATATGATTGTGCTTTATTTTGGCATGAGTTCAAAGATAGACAAAGTTGTCCTGTGTGTTATACATCAAGATGGAAATATAATGACAAGAAAATTCCCTGGAAAGTTTTGCGGTATTTTCCTATAAAACCCAGGACTCAAAAGACTGTTTATGTCTAAGAAAAGCAGTGAAGATATGTGGTGGCATGAAGAAAAACGCATTGATGATGATACTCTGCGGCATCCAGCAGATGGAGATGCGTGGAAAGCATTTGATAATGAGAATGAATGGTTTTGCTAATGATCCACGTAATATTAGGCTTGGACTAGCAGCTGATGGTTTTAACCCTTTTTGGAATGATGAGTTACGTCTATAGCATGTGGCCTATTATGATTATGCCATATAACCTTCCTCCTTGGAAATGTATGAAAGATCCATTTATAATGATGTCATTGCTTATTCCTGGAAAAAACTCTCCTGGAAAAGATATTGATATTTATATGAGACCATTGATAGATGAGTTGAAAGATTTATGGGAAACTGGCGTGTGGACTTATGAtgcttacaagaatgaatattttTCGGATGCATCTTTGCAATTTTTGTGGACTATAAATGACTTCCCGACTTATGGGGATTTATACGGGTGGAGTACAAAAGGGTATTTGGCATGTCCTATTTGCAATAACGAAACTCCTCATCGAAAGTTAAGGAACAAGATTTGTTACATGTATCATCGTCGTTTTTTGCCTCAAGATCATGCTTGGAGAAGAAGCAAATTGTTTGATGGTAAAAGCGGAAAATAGGCCAAGACCTAAGGAGTTATCTAGGATTGATTTGGTACAACAATTAGAGATTGTGAAAGACATCAATTTTTGGAAAAcatccaaataataaaaaaagaaaagcgaACCCCCTCTTGAGTTGAATTGGACTAAAAAGAGCATATTCTTTGAGTTGCCTTATTGGGAGACATTAAAGTTACGACACAATCTTGATGTTATGCATATAGAGAGAAACATTTGTGATAATATTTTAGGcacaatattaaatattgaagGGAAGCCGAAGGATACAATAACTGCAAGATTAGATTTAGAAGATTtgaacataaagaaagaattgcACTTGAAAAGGTTGCCAGACGGTTCTTACTTGATGCCTCAGGCATGCTACACCTTATCAAAAGATGAAAGAATGgagttttgtgattttttaaaagcAGTGAAGTTTCCAGATGGGTTTGCATCAAATATCTCAAGATGTGTAAATTCTAATGATAGTCAGATCTCAGGATTGAAGAGCCATGATTGCCATATTATTTTGCAAAGGCTACTTCCGGTTGTTATTCGAAAGTTTGTTCCAAAAGATATCTTTCAAGCATTGGATGAGTTAGCCAATTTCTTCAAGCGATTATGCTGTAAGACATTAAAGAAAGAGGCTGTGAAGGGTTTACAAGATGATATTGTCATTATTTTGTGTAAGCTTGAGAAAATCTTTCCACCAGCTTTTTTTGATGTGATGGTGCACTTGGCGATACACTTGCCACGTGAGGCTATGCTTGGAGGACCTGTGCattatagatggatgtatcccATAGAGAGGTTATACTTTATTtgctaaattaaattttaaattttgtgaccaAGGTATTTGAAGagctaattaaattattttgctaATTGCTAGGTTCTTGGCCAAACTTAAGGCATATGTGCGAAATAAAGCTCGCCCAGAAGGTTGTATTGCAGAGACATACATTTCTAATGAATGCTTAATGTTCTATTCTATGTATCTTCTTTGGGATTGAGACTAAATTTAACGGGAAGAGAAAACTTTGATCGAGAGAAAAAAGCAGATTAGCCAaggattattaattttttcaagaaGTGTCCAGCCCTTTGGTGGATCAAAATATGAGGTCTTATCAGATCAAGAGTTTGAGATGATTCAGTGGTATATATTAAACAATTGTGAACTTGTCGAACCATTTTTTGAGTAAGTCTTTCTTGTACATATTTACATTATTCATTTTCACATAGAAAttgcttaaatttttttgactttttttattctAGGAAACACAAAATGGAGCTTGAGTTGCTAAAGTACATTATTTGTTGAAGAAAGGCATAAAAAGCAAATTTCCATTagtggtttaaaaaaatttgtaagtaTAGTTTTTGAAATCAATGATGATATAAATTGATAagtaattttattgaatttttttcttttttatttttaattataggtTACATCATTGCGAAAGCAAGGTTTGCAATGAATATCATATGGATTCTTTTTTTTAGCTTGTGGTGCAGATAGGCGTGTTAGAAAGTGCACAAGGTGCATCATTAATGGAAATTTCATACAAAAGAGCATGATTTTCATTTGAGAAGTCAAAATAGCATTGTCATAGTCGAAGGAATGCATGAAGAGGAGGACATTAAATTTTATGGTGTTTAGATTGATATTATTCAATTAGATTATATAATAGGATGTGAGGTTGTCATGGTTAAGTGTAATTGGTTTGACCTTGATGGTCGGAAAAGAAGAATTCATAAATAAGGTAATTTAGTAAGcattaatgttaaaaaatgcTGGTATGAAAATGACCCATTCATATTAGCAATTCAAGCAAAGCAAGATTTTTTACTTTGATGACATCAAGTTATGTAAAAATTGGAAAGTAGTACAAAAGTTTCATCGCAGGCACTTGCATAATATTCTAGAGATTGAACAAATTGAAGGTTTTGAAATGTTTGATATGGATGACAACATAGACCAAGAGAATGAAATTGAAGAGAGTAATAGCACTATTAATGTTGATGATTTTGAAAGACAACCACTAAATAGAGATGATGTTGCACCGGATGTCATTGATTTTTGATGATGCTTCCATGGAAAAACTTTGTGCCATGAGTCAAAGAGGGCTTACTGATATTGATGAGGAAGAGCTTGGatgcaatgatgatgatgatgttgatgatgttgataaTGTTGATGATGAGGACGATGATGATAGTGATGTAGATCCTATGTTTCACTAAATGCTAGAATCTTGTTGTTTTACTCTCATTTCAAGGTATTTATCCTATCTTAATCATAtggtttgtttatttacaaaacatcAGTTTTTCTTGTACACTATGTTATTCTGATTGAAAAGCCAAGATACTCGCAAATATATTAgcataatatttttcttgtggCATGACTACTTGATTGCAAGGTGGCTCTTTGGTCTATGTTCTCTTTTGTCTTTCCTTTCAAATTTGTTGTCATTGCTTTTACTTAATTGTATATGTTAACTCATATTTTCCACTTTGCAAGTAGGTGAAATTGTCAATTTCCTGGTTGAGGCCAGAAATGAGTTGCAACACAAGTATATTCCCTTTCAaatgaattcttttttattaagatACAAATGCAATAACAACTTATGGCTTCTAAACTGTGCTCTTAAATACTATTATGCACATATGAACTTAATACTGATCAGTGGTGGTCTTGTTTGATGTTATACCAATCTGTAATgatgttcaatttcttcttatttatcttataaaCAATACCTAATAGATAGTGAAAACCTTTTCATGAAGAATGTTgaatcttttttaatttgtgaagaTGACTTCTCTGGTAAATTGTGTGTTACTTGGTTTAACTTTCTTGTGTAATTTTCCATTCACTTTCATCTTCAACAAActggtatatattttttatgtggtttaagtaattttataaaaattttaaagtttttttatatttttatggtatccttcaatttgtttttttaagtcaatcctcttttatttttaaattatcgaCCTCATGAAAACTTTATTCATGCATATGgatttgaaattttcaaatcaaagtCAAGTTATACATAAGTGATGACCGGacctttaataaaaaaaataatggttttttttcaaaGACACCCTTCGtttaaaaaattcacaaaataaaagcttttcttgctttttttaacctttttttaaaattagttttaatCATAAAATCCTTTCTCTTACCACATCTATTNNNNNNNNNNNNNNNNNNNNNNNNNNNNNNNNNNNNNNNNNNNNNN containing:
- the LOC120282769 gene encoding uncharacterized protein LOC120282769 codes for the protein MMILCGIQQMEMRGKHLIMRMNGFANDPRNIRLGLAADGKPKDTITARLDLEDLNIKKELHLKRLPDGSYLMPQACYTLSKDERMEFCDFLKAVKFPDGFASNISRCVNSNDSQISGLKSHDCHIILQRLLPVVIRKFVPKDIFQALDELANFFKRLCCKTLKKEAVKGLQDDIVIILCKLEKIFPPAFFDVMVHLAIHLPREAMLGGPVHYRWMYPIERFLAKLKAYVRNKARPEGCIAETYISNECLMFYSMYLLWD